The nucleotide window CGCGGTCTAGATTTGACGGCCGAACCATTCGAGTCGACAGGGCCTCCGACAACGGCCCCCGACACgggggcggccgtggcggcggcggctttggaggccgcggcggctacCAGGCCCAGATGCCGTACGGTGCCGTCCCTCCCCAGGGCCCTGGctatggcggcggcgctcctccCATGTACCAGCAGGTGGCATACGGCCGCGGCTACCCTGCGCCGCAGCCCGGATACGGTGTTCCTCCCCAAGGTGAGTCCACTGCATCCCCAACTTTGGGCGAAGCTGACCGATCGTTCTCTCGCAGGCTACGGCGCCCCGCCGTACGGCTATGCGGACCCGTCCCAGCCGATGGTCCatccccagcagccgcctcctccccagGGAGGCAGGGGCTACTAAACAGCTCTTGGTCAGGGACGCCTCGgcatggccttgtcgaccTACAGCAGGCGTCCCCCGGGGGGAGAGTGGGCTGCAGTCTGTGCAGCAGCGAAGGCTTTCGGGACCTAGCTGGGGCATATTCGCGGACCGTCAAAACAATGTGCTCCGCGGCGTGGGGGGGTTTTCAAGTATCTGCCAGTATGTTGATCGCAAGATACCCGGATGATTCTGTCGATATCTGGAGGAAGTATCAAAAGGGGTACTTTTTCAATCTCCGACAAGGACGACTTGGAGTCGCGGGCTGACTCCGCCTTTTCACTTTTTAAGTATTTCCCTGTGTCAACTGCTTACCCCTTTGGTCTTTCTGTGAGGGGGGGACGGCGGCTGGGAGGCATCGGATGATTTTCACTTGGCTGGAGCAGAGACGGGTCCGCGCGTGAGAGCGGGCAGCACGCATCCCGTGCCGCCGTGTTGGGTCTATTTTATTACCTGTCTAGGCGACAAGAACAAGCCGACAGCCAACAAAGattgatgacgacgatgacgaagacgacgatgttcGGGGTCGACCAGATAGACGACGGAAAAGGAAAGGCTCTATGGGGGAGGCAGTGGACAGGGTCGGAtagggggggagggggatgaggGGACTGGGTTCAAGGGTCTTGATGTTGATGGATGGACCGACCGCCTCGCTCGCGACAAAAGCTTCTTCTCCCGCTACTATTTCTATATGTCATATGTCATAGGCTCGCCTTGGGGTCAGGCCTTttcgagctcctcggcctcggttATGCTGCTGCGTCGGTTGAAGTGTGTGtcggcggggggcggggaaGGCGAGGGGAcagcctgctcctgctcgaggGCCCTGACGCGAGAGGCGAGATCGCTGACGTGGACGTCGCCACTCTCGGCGCacagctcgtcgagggcgacgtcgaggttgTAGAGGTACTCCTTGTTGAGGCCGCTGGGGCCACGGCTGGCGAGGAtgtggcgggcgagctcgtGTGGGTCCTGGGGGCCGACAAACTGCTCGTTGTCGGGGGTGCCAATGTAGACGAGGGTGGAGATTGGCGGCGAGCCATCGGCGGGATGGAAGGGCGTGTAGTGGATGGAGTAGCCGTTGATCTCGCGGATGTCGAGGTagtccttgacctcggcgacgtgctcGGGGACGATACGATAGGCGACGCCCCAGACGCGGTCAGGGGCCGAGTCGTGGTGGTCGGTGAGCTTCTCCCAGTAGGCGCGCTCGATGAGGGTGACGACACGGCCGGGGGCCTCGGGGGTGCCCCTGTGGTCCTCGCTGAGCCCGTGCGTCAGTATCTCAAAGAAAGCCCTGAGACCTGTCCGTCGTTGGAGGAGATACAGGGGGAAAAACATTTACCTGGCCTGAGGGGTGGGGGTTGGTTGTCAGTGAGAGCGTCTGGTTGaagagagaaaagaaaaagggagggagagagagacggaaaggggaggagggatggGGGGAAGCTGGAGGGGCTGCAACAGACCTGCCAGAACCGCCGGACGTAGCCCGTCACCCAGCCGGAAACTCGTCTGTCTGGAGAGCGCGAAAAGGAGGGGGCCCTTTTGTCAGCCGAGGTGCCCGTCGATGTGAATAAAGTCGGACGGGTTGCTCTCTTGTCTCTGGGTAAGGGGGGAAGGTAAGTTGGTACCAAAGTGAGGGGGAGGTTTCCATATGAGACTCCTGGGGACGTTGATTTGATTAGCAATGGGGCAACAGGTTGACGAGTGGTGTGAAGCGAAAAGAGCTGAGTGAAAGACGGTTGAGGGTATTCGAGTGGGCGGGGTGataggaggaggaaggacgaggaggaggaccgGGAGGAAGTGTCAGCGAACGCTTACCCGTAGCCGTAGAGCCAAAACTCGgacgccgcgccgtggctgccgtcggtcgttgttgttgttgttgttgtcgtcgtcgtcgtcgtcgaagccccCATTGCTGACATTTATAATATTCAaatgttggtggtggtggggtgACTGGATACTACGGTACGGAGGGGAGAGCGCGGGCGGGATGCCAGCCGGGATGCCAGCCGGGATGCAGATGGGACGGGGGATTGGCGGGGCAGACGTGAGTGACGGGGGAGGTCGCACGACACGAGCTGCTGGGTGGGAGGGAGTGCGtgagcgacgggcggcaaTCCGTCCGGTGGAGGGTCGCAACGGCGAGTTGGATGGATGTGTCAATGTAGTAGTGATACGGAGATGAGTGAATGGAGGGAGGACGGGCGATGGATACGAGGGATATGTAACGAGGAGGAGTGAGTGAGCAGTTTGACTTGGTAGTTAATAatgcgtctgtctgtccgtgGAGAGagtgagcgagtgagtgagtgagtgggaCGATGCGGGTGCGGGTACGAAGTCGTGCGTGGGTCCTCCAGCACGCACGCTTGGGCGCTTGGGCCGGTGACCGACGACAGCAgtcggatggatggatggatggggggaCGATACTCCGGTGGCCCAAGGATGTTTATTGTATGTGTGTGTACtgatggtgacggtggtTGCTGCGGTGGCAGTGCAGACTTGGGAatgaagaagaaaaaaataAGATAAATCATCAACAAgactgccctgccctgccctgcccgcccgtcccaTTACAGTCATGTCATGTCGCCGGGGCAAGCCTTGCAGATAGCTCATCacctgtacagtatacagcCAAGGCAGCCAGACAGCCAGCAGtctattattatataaatcCTGCATTGAAAATCCGAGAGagtcgcccccccccccccccaagctGCTGTGGTGGGTTATAGGTTAATCTACTTGACTTTTTGCACTTATCATCTCGCCATGTGcaacccccccttccttacgcaccatcaccaccaccatcacgacgatgataacgacgacgacgttttTTTAGCTCACGCATTCAACATGCTTattcgtcttcttctcccctccccccctaCTGCGCCATCAACACCCTATACCCCGTGCCCACCaggctctcgtcgcccgtcctGTCCCCCGCCCCGTGCCAGTAGAACAGCCCCCCGAGCCCCATGCACTTTGCGTACCCGGCCTTCATGGCCACCGTCTCCGGCACGTCGAGCGACACGAAGCCCCTCCCGCCGGGACGCCTGTCGACaaacgacgccgccaccgcctcggcgtccacCGCGATCTCGACGACCGTGGATCCCGGCCCCTTGGTCtccgtcccctcctcccgcgtTCTCGTTCTCGCCCCCGAtgccgctgacgacgacgacggcgacgatgtaATGACGACGCTGGTACTGCTGCTCCCGTTGAGCACGTCGCAGTAGTCCACCTCGTCACTGCGCGACGCGTCAAACGTCTCCCCGTAGCCCTCCGCGCCGGGAAAGTAGCGCGCGTACGCCGGCACGCCGAGCACAATCTTGCTCGCGGGGACACCCTCGCGCGACGCGtactcgacgccgcccgcgcccgacaGCCGCaggtccgcgtcgtcgtcgccgtcttcgccgcgcTTCTTtgtcttcttcgtcgccgccgctgccgccgccgccgcgacgccgccggcccggtGCTCCacccccgtcggcggccacagCTGCGCCTGGTGCCCGCTCAGCCTCGTCCAGTCGCCCGTAAAGTCGTACGCCATGAGGTTGAGCAGGtcgagcgcccgcgccgcctcccagaGGTCCACGTTGTCGAGCACGttggccgtcgtgggcagcgccgccgtgacgaggtagtcggcctcgggcgggagggcggagCGCAGCGCCCCCAGGAGCTTGATGAAGTCGCGGCCCTGCTCGGGCGTCTCTGGGTGCTCCCAGTCCACTGGCGGGTTGCGCGTTCGTGTTAGCAGGCTCACACACGCAACTCAATCACAGACCTCTCGACGAATGGTGTTGTCATGTTGACGCTGCGCGCAACCCACCCCATCATCTCACcggctgtgtgtgtgtgtatgtgaGTGTATCTTAATAGGCAATGATACTCACCGTCCACTCCATCAAACCCGTGCCGATCACAAAACTCGCGcaccgacgaggcgagctcctggcgcgactcctcgctcgccgcgagcgcgggaAACTCGTCGCTGGCCTTGGCCCCCCCTAGCGACACCAACGTCTTGATGGACGGGTTCCTCTTCTTCAGCccgccgagcgcgtcgaTGCAGCCCTCGTAGTCGCCGATGGGCGCCTCAAAGTCCGCGTACTCGTCGAGGGACTGGGCGCGTGTTCCATGCGTCAGATCTCTTCTCGGTAAAGAAAAGTGCAAGCAAGAAAACGTACCCGAAGTGTCCCGTTCTCGTGGACCCTATAGCAGCATATTCATCATGTTAgagagctgccgccggccgccttTCCGTCTGCCTGTAAAATTTTTTTTTGGATTTCTGGACTGGCCTGCTGACCCTAGTACTTACCCGACAAAGGCATAGTATACGTGCGTGACGACTTCCGCCTGGACAATGGACGGGGGCTTGCCGTCGTACAGCTTCCACGACGGGTAGTAGACGGCGTTTACGGGGCTTCCGCTCACCGTGAGCGCGAGGTCAAAGTATCGAGAAACGCTGGAGCCCATTGCCTCACGGAGACCCGAGAGGGTGTGGAGAGAGAAACgggagagaaggagaggacGAGTAGGAGATCAAACCCGAGTTATAAGCCGTGCAGAAAACAAATGTAGGGATTCGGGGAACAGAAGACCAAGGCGGGGGGTTTGAAACTCCGTGTCGAGAACTCCTCTATCCATACCGACCTTTTCGGCTCCTCATTGTCTGTTGTTATACATATGGCCCTCAAGCGAGTTTGATATACATACAACAGCTCACACACACATCGGCGCCTGTAtgtggcgcgcgcggccgcgatgAGAGAAGAAAGGCAACTACTACGTTTGCTACGTCAAACTAGGTTCGCCAGCCCctccgagggcggcgacaactagctggccgccgccgcttcgtacgaagtaagtaGCCTTTGACAGAAACAGGATATTAGCTGACAGCATAGTCTTACCGGAgcgaaaaggggggggggggggttgagGAAGGCAGCCATTATTATTTCTCTCTTCCCAGGCGAAGATGTCAAGGTTTCGATAGTGCGTTGCGGGCGTCGATGAATTCATTTATtgtgcggctgctgcggaacccccccctttttcagctgaggaggaggcaaGCAATGGACCCAACTCTTTtcgcccgccacgccgcccgatTCCCTCTCCCCATTAGGGGGTGATATGGGACCCTGGAAAGAGTGAGGTATACGATTGAGACAATTTCGAGTACGTAGCTTGGATGGGTCGAGATCCTCCTATACACGTTGAGGGCAGGTGATGTAGCAAATCAAATGACTCCGAGTATGAACGCCACAGAAACCACGTTATAATATACAGGCAACCCTGCCATGAAAGCCAAAGGCACTACGTGAAATTTTCAGGGTTGGCCCATTACTTCCAGCCTTGACCAAAGTCCGATCACGACCAACACTAAGTCAAAGTACAGTTTCCATACCACTTTTGGCATCCATCTCCGCACTGGGTAGTCGTGTTGCCGCACCAGCCCTTTGCAGAGCAGCACTTGTACGGCCCCAAGTCGACTAGGCCGACGCAGGTTGTGTTGTTGAAATCTGGTCCACAGCGTCCGTCGGTGCTGGGTGGCCCTACACTTGGCGTCGCGGAGGTGCTGGACGTGGCTgtggacgaggtggtggttgtgctCGTCGAAAAAGATGTACTAGAGGACGTGGAAGAAAGAGATGACGTCGAAGTGGGGGTGGTGGatgtggacgaggaggtggaTGTGCTCGATGAAATAGATGCAGTAGAGGACGTTGACGTTGCGGAAGAGGTTGAAAATACAGTGGATGACGAGGTGGTGGGTTCCGTAGAAGACGTGGAGGATTCAGTCGGAGGAGGGGCCAGCAGTGCAGCCAAAGACGAAGTCGAGGATGCAGTGGAAGAAGTCGACGACGTAGTCGAAGGGGGTGCGAACGGTgcggacgaagacgaggcggaAGGCGCAGTACTCGCGGAAGCGGTGGAGCTCGAAACAGACGATAgagacgaggatgaaggGGCAGCAAAAAGCAGGGCCGCGACTGAGGCAGACGAAGATGTACCGCACTGGCCGTAGAGTGGTTGACAGCCCGTGCCGCAGTGAGCAGAGGTGCCTCCGCACCAGccggccgacgagcagcacctGTCGGAGCCCTGGTTGACGCAGGTGGTGCCACCAAACTTGGGCCCGCAGCGGCCATTCGTGCTCGGGGGTCCGACCGACGCTGttgccgacgcgctcgtcgtcgtcgtcgagcttgtagacgaggacgatgatgacctgGAGCTACTGGAGCTCGAGCTTACTGCACCGCACTGCCCATATAAAGCTTGACACCCAGTGCCGCAGTGGGCGGTCGTATTTCCGCACCACCCTGCCGAAGAGCAGCATCTGTCAGAGCCCTGGTTGACGCACGTCATGCCGCTGAAGTTGATGCCGCAACGTCCATTGGTGCTAGGCGATCCGACGGTCGCTGTTGCCGAtgcactcgtcgtcgttgaagatgtcgacgaggacgacgtggaGCTAGTGCTAATGGTGATGCCCGGCACACTTGAGCTGGAGGTAGagctactgctactgctcgAGCTCGAACTCGAGCTTGCTGAACCACACTGGCCATAAAGGGGTTGGCACCCAGTGCCGCAGTGGGCGGTAGTACCACCGCACCATCCCGCCGGAGAGCAACACCTATCCGAGCCTTGGTTGACGCAAGTCGTGCCGTTGAAGTTGACACCGCAACGGCCATTCGTACTGGGTAGCCCAACCGTGGGAGTCGCCGTGGGGGCCCCCGAAGTTGCGGATGGGCACGTCGACGGGCCCGAGGTCCCTGTGCGATACCAGTTCCCACTTGGGTCGCCAAGGCACTCGCCAACCGTGACGGAGCGGAAGCCGTTGCGGAAGAGCGACTCGAGCATATGTGCGGTGAGGTTGTAGACAGACTGCCAAACAGGGTCGTGCTCTATCTGCAGCCacttggtggtggccgtgtTGGCTCCTTCGACAGCCTCGTCCCAGATGTCCTTGCTTTTCTGGATGGTGTTTGGGTCGTCATGAAGATAGCCCTCGGTGTCTAGGTTGAAGTAGGTGATGTGATAGCCGAGATCGCCGAGGATGGAGTCGACTTGAGCGTTGCTGGCCGAGTAAGGCGGCCTACGGCTTTTGGTCAATGCGAGTGCATTCATAAACGAGAACAAAGGACCTGTTCACACCTCATATATGTGGGAAAGTAACCCAGAATGTCGTTGAAGGCCACCTCGTTGAAGAGCATTTGTTCTCGAACTTGATCAGGAGTTAGGTCGGTGAGTCTCTGATGAGCCCATGTGTGACTGGCGACTTGATGACCTTCGGCGATCATGCGCTGTTGCTATGCGTGAGAAAGGTCTTAACAGCCGGTTCTCAGAACACCCACTCTGATGATGCCTGGCCATGGTAAGCTGGGATCATTgatcttgcccttgccgaggtTATTGCCAGTCACGAAGAATGTAGCTTTTGCGCTATGGTTCTGAGCACAAATAATGTGAGATCCAGTGGGCCAAGACAGGTCTTCAAGCAGGATGGCGGATCAGACGGACCTTTAGGAGATCGAGCAGATCAGAGGTATAGAACCATGGCCCGTCATCATAGGTGAGAGCAATGTCTCCGTATACCTCGCAGTGATAGATGGCAACTCCGTACGGAACGGACCCCAGCCGTGGTCTCGACACGTTCGTTgtgtcgctgccgcaggGGCGGGTGTTTGCATCGCATCCCGGGCCGTAATTTATCTGacatgacggcgcggagcagTATAAATAGCCCAAGCCACACCATCTGGAGTTGAGGATAGGGGAGTTATCCGTCAGTCAGTTGCCTTTGTACAGCAGTATACACTCACCCAGCGCTGGAGCAGCAATATCCTGGGTCGCAGATGGCGCCTCCAAAGTCGGCACCGCATCTGCTCACCGACTGCCGCCTTTCCATGTTATTCCATGAAGGGttctggctggctgctcggGCAGGGTTTGGAGGCCAGGCTGGGGACAGGTCCTCTTCGTTTCTTCGCCTTTGCAGTGCTGACTGTAAATGCGCCGACTGCTCACGAGGGTCGTCTCGCAGCCCGACCATGATGTTGGGCATAGAAAACCGTCCGTCATGAGTTGGATGTGTAACCCCTaagccggcgagggccgccccAACGACGCTTACAGTGGTAGATGAACGCATGTTTTTTTGATCAAGATATTTCGATTTGACAGGATGAAGTTGTAACTCGGAAAAACGTCCCTCGTACACTCGTGCGATGAGGAATTGCGCGTCATGGGAATTGAAGCTGGGTGACGGCCGAACCGATACAGCTGGCATCGGCTTCCGGGCTCAACCCGTCGCTCGACACGTCCCGGAGCATTGCATCTGCTCGGTAGCTTATCGAACGAATACGAAGAACTATCGGCTTCGTGGTACCATGGTTTGGACTATCGACTGTTGAGGGAGACTCCATCACAGCGCTTCGGGCACGCCCGCGCTCCTGGAATTGTGCGCATTGTCGGGAGCTGAGGAGATAGCTTCGCGGATAAAGACGCTGCCACGCGCGTCCAACTACCAACAGCGCGCTGGTCTCCACCGTCTGGCGCCGTGCTATATGGTTAGCTGGGGCAATTTTGACAAACGCTGACGCCTTTGCCGCGAAAGCTGACTTGCCTATACATGAGAATAATGTCTGCAGATGAGGCTTTCTTCTCTATACTCGTAGTACCGGGGTGCTAAAGTATGGACCTTTACCAGCGATGCGTTGCAAATGCGTCGCCGGGCGAGTGAGAGTCGCCATCTGAACATTGTGCAGCCTTTTCGCGGCTCGTGCTCCAGTGTCCCTCTCTGGTTCCCAGAGCCGACCCTGGTATAGGAAAACGAAGCTGTGAGTCGtggtccgcgccggcgtctggcccttgacgacgatgattGCGGTGTTGCGTCTTGGCTGCTGTGGTCCTAAACGGCGCTTTCACGCAACGTGATGGTTTCGAATTGCCATGGCACTTCGtgatgctgcagcagctgcgtTTAGACATTTAGTGCATCGTATTGCGCAGCATGAACGGAAGGCACGACTCGCCAAGGGTAGAGGACGTATCTATCTAGGTCTTGCCCGGCAAGGCAAGAGCAGCCAGCAGAGCGCATACCAAGGTGCCAGGTACGTTAGTAGCTGCGCCAAAAAAGGGCAACAGCAGAGATCCTCCGGCGAACGAGATGATTGCGGTTCAAAATTGGATGGAGTCATTCATGGACCAGGTCCGCCTTCAGTGGAGAGAGCTCACCGACGGGAGCCCCGCCCCTCAGTGCTGCGGTTcgcgtacttcgtaccttacTTAGTAGATGCTGCTAGAGATATTCCATTGCACCCCGGCCGGGGTTCACAGGGGGGGCTCACTAGGGGCCACCCCGGCCAGTCAGGCATGGAACCTCAGAACGGATCAAACCCAACCCCGGaacccatgccatgccaggcTCCCTGGGGCCGCtacggccggccggcatcgCATCCATGTCAGGCgccaacggcagcgccgtcAACTGACGTCGTCTCAGGCAGTGCAAAAGCGCATCATTATGCGCGGCAACAAGCCGTCATCTGCTGTTGGGCGATTCTGAGGTTCAGCTCCAAGTATGTGAGTTTCCAGCTCCTCAGCAGCGCCTCCACCTGCAGAGCCTCATCTTTccttcgcccgccgcctcgtccggctCCTGCGCGCTGCCGGTTGAGTAACTCTCGAATTCTTtctgcagcttctcgcccCGGACCTGGGGTCGCCCAAACTCCGTTCAATCGCCCCTgcgtgacgtgacgtgacgaACGGCTCGGCTCGTTTGCTGCAACGTGTGCCACCAGACAGGGGATCGGCCGTCACCACCAGACCCCTCCAAGGACCAGACGACACACTGCCCCGCCTACTCGTACTTGACCACCACACCTTTTGACCACTTCCCATTGCTGAACCGCAGTCAAACGTCTCTTCCCACCTCACCACCCCTTCTCTCCACGACTCTATCCTCGACGCGGTAGCAAGGGTACACAAAGATCACCTACGAATTCTCTTCACAGACGCACGAGGGGCCGACTGCCTGTCCGTCAAACATGGCGTACAACAGACCCTACGACCCGGACGCTCTCCCTAGGTACAGTAACGCCGCGACCCCTCGCCTGCCCGTCGCTGGCAAACCCGTTCGTCGGGCTTTGGCGTCAATCGTGACTAACCGATAGCCCCTTCTTATAGATTCGCGGAGCCTGAACCCGTACGTCCCTCCTGCCGCTCTCTACTTGCCGCTCTCTAGCCATAGTGCACGGGAGATGCAGTAGTCTCGTTGCCGTCTTGGGTTGACATTGAAACCAACAGAagcctggcgccgccgctccgccgaGCGCATCCTACGCCGCCCAGCCTTCCTCGCGATACGAacccaggccgccggcgccgggccccCACGACCACTACAAGCAGCCTCCCTACGGCcacgcgtcgccgccgccgccgccgcagcagccgtcTTACAGCCAGGGTCCGCCACCGCGCACCAGCAGTCACCACcacgcgccgctgcctcaGCAGGcccggccgcagcagccacccgCCCAGGTctcacgcccgccgccttcgcccgTCCCAGAACAGGGCTCCGACGCGAAGTTGCTCCCGCTCTTCCGTGCTGTGGATAAGGATCGTGCGTTGGCCTCCTCTCCCAGCTCCCGTACATCTCGAAAGGAGTGATGGGTGACATGTCGTCCCGCCACGCCCCCTACTAACACGGCTCTTTGCTACAGGCACCGGCCAGCTGTCGGAAAAGGAGCTCTCAGCGGCGCTAGTCAATGGCGACTGGACGGCCTTTGACATCCAGACGGTGCGCATGATGATCCGCATGTTCGACTCGGACCGCAATGGCACCATCAACTTTGAGGAGTTCTGCGGCCTGTGGTCCTTCCTGGCCTCGTGGCGCACCCTCTTTGACCGCTTCGACGTCGACCATAGCGGCAACATATCCCTCTCCGAGTTCACcgacgccctcatcgcctTCCGCTACCGCCTCAGCCCTGGcttcgtcgagctgctcttCCGCACCTACGACAAgcgtggcgagggcgtcatgAGCTTCGATCTCTTCGTCCAGAGCTGCATCTCCCTCAAGCGCATGACCGACGTCTTCAAAaagtacgacgacgaccgcgacgGCTTCATCACCCTGAGCTTCGAGGACTTTTTGAGCGAGATTCTGAAGCAGCTGAAATAGGCCAGAGTTTGTAGGGATGTTGGAGCGAGACTGATCCTTTATCGTTTTGGGGACGCTCAAGGTCAAGCCCCGGCTCTCGCTCCCCTGGCTAAGGGAGCGAGGTAGCGCACGGGAGAGGAGCTGTCCGCACCGTACGACGGCCCAGGCCGATGATGACGCGCATGACTCGATACCAACgacgggcatcatggcggAATGTGTAGAAGGGACagtcgcgggcgacgggcgatTGGCTTTGCAGgtgtaggcaggcaggcataCATACATGGATGATACCCTCATCTTCCTTGGTGCAGTGTCTTTTTCTTTTGCCCGTTTTCCTCTCCATATTTGTCGCAGACTGTCCCGCGTCGGAGAAAAAGGGGGCGTTTGACACTAGTATCTGATCTGGGTGTTTTATTGAATGCTGTTGATACCTATCTTGAGAGGATGGTTCTCCTTGATACGAAAAAGCCCTTAAAAATACCAAGGTAGGGCTGCTATGAGTATGAAAAGTAGCGTGCCACATGCTAGTACATCTCGGCACATGTCAGGTCCTCAGCAAcgccttgagcttctcgtccGCGTACTGGAGGGGACTGGGGCACTCCGTCTCCTCCCAGACGCCctcgctcgtcatcgtcacctcctcgccctgaCTCAGCGCCAGCGTCTCCGTCGGGCGACCAGGCTTTTTGCCACGGGCATACCCAGCGCTGCTACGGGGCGTGGACTGCCCCAGAGCCTGTCGGATaacctcctcggcctcctctcGCGGATACTTCTTTCGATACACCAGCTtcccggccaggccgccgacattCTTGCCATCTCGGGCGCTGATCCACGAACGTACTCCCGAGAGCCTGGCCGTCTCCAGCCCGGCAGTAATCCCAGCTCCAATATTGCCGCTCAGTCCCCACGGGTGCGGCACTGTATCGAACGGgtgcagcatcgtcgtcaatggAAGGGCCGCTTCTGCTAGAAGATGCGAGGTGACGTATGGCTCCATGCAGTTGTAAGAAGTGCCATACGGAGAATAGATCAACGATACGGCCCGGTTGCGTGCTTGCGGCGGTATGGAGGCTAACGAGCGGACGTTTCGTAACTTCATAAAGTCGGGTGACGCTGGTGGAGTGAACGCACCAAGCATGGCCGAGACTGGCGAGTCGGGAGTTTGCAAGAGGGAAAGGCGAGGCGTGGGAATCTGCGGAGGAAGGTCTGAAATCGAAGCAGTCGGCGActtgggcggcgtcgtagcCTGGCGGCGAAAGATTGATGCGTGTGGCGGAGGGGGCCGGTACGTAATGCCAACGGCTGAATGGAGGCCGGTGAGGTCTCTCTTTTGATGAATCAAAGAAACCGTCACCTCCCCTTCGTTACCGCCACAAACCTGCGGTGGCACAGGGATGCGCACAACGGTATCCCGGTTCTTCGTGCGAGTTTCCCAGCGTTCCAAGGTCCTGACCATGTCTTCGTCGAAGTACTTCCAGCTCCGGATCAgctttgccgccgcgggctctGCCAGGATGAGTGTCTTGCTGCCCGTAGGAGGCAGCTGGCGCAGAGTTGTTTCATTGCAGTGTTCGCTGCGagcgttggtgatgatgacgagaTCGGGCTGCGCGAGTTGTTGCAACGACGACACGCAGGCCACCTGAACGTGAGACGCAAATGAGGCTTTCGGGTTAATCGAGTACGAGTCCTCTAGCCATGGGTCCAGGAGGATGCGGAAGGGTTCGGGAGTCGCCCAGGGTGCCGCAGAAGGACCCTCAAGAGG belongs to Purpureocillium takamizusanense chromosome 1, complete sequence and includes:
- a CDS encoding uncharacterized protein (COG:S~EggNog:ENOG503P01P), whose amino-acid sequence is MALTVKQLNGDAAFLLSFEPLEGPSAAPWATPEPFRILLDPWLEDSYSINPKASFASHVQVACVSSLQQLAQPDLVIITNARSEHCNETTLRQLPPTGSKTLILAEPAAAKLIRSWKYFDEDMVRTLERWETRTKNRDTVVRIPVPPQVCGGNEGEVTVSLIHQKRDLTGLHSAVGITYRPPPPHASIFRRQATTPPKSPTASISDLPPQIPTPRLSLLQTPDSPVSAMLGAFTPPASPDFMKLRNVRSLASIPPQARNRAVSLIYSPYGTSYNCMEPYVTSHLLAEAALPLTTMLHPFDTVPHPWGLSGNIGAGITAGLETARLSGVRSWISARDGKNVGGLAGKLVYRKKYPREEAEEVIRQALGQSTPRSSAGYARGKKPGRPTETLALSQGEEVTMTSEGVWEETECPSPLQYADEKLKALLRT